GCATCTCGATGGAGCTCCCGAGCGCCTCGTTCGACGGGGTCATGGCGAACTGCGTGATCTCGCACGTGCGCGATCTCGAGGGATTCCTGTTCGAGGCGCACCGGCTCCTCCGCCCGGGAGGGATCTTCTTCCTGAGCGATGAGAACAACTCCCTCTACTTCCCGGCGCGCGCTCGGCGTCGGGCGGGCTGGAAGGGCATGGAGCGGGAGCCGGACGGTCCGTACTTCGCCGCGCGGCGCGCGATGGTGGGCGAGCGCTTTCCCAACCTTTCCACGAATCAGCTCCTCGAAGCGGTTCGGGAGACCCGCGGGATGGTGGGGAACCAGGTCGCGGCCGGCGTCGAGGAGTTCCTGAGGACGGGGACGATCCGAAGCCGGCCCGAGTTCCCGTACCGGGATCCCCGCGACGGCCAGTATCCCGAGAGGGAGCTCAACCCCTACTGGCTCATGCAAAAGTTCCGCGACGCCGGGCTCACGCCCGAGCTCTTGCCCGCCTTCTTCAGCCGGGGAATCGAGGTGCATCCGCGCCAATGGATCAAGGACTTCCTCCGGTTCTGGTGCGAGCGCTGGCCCGCCCTCTCGGTGTACGTCTGGCCCATTTTGAGGATCCGGGGGCGAAAACCGCGTTGACACCCGCCGGAGCCGTCGCCTAGGCTCCGCCATCGTGCGATTCGCGGCAGCGCTGGTCCTCTTCGCGCTTTGCCACGCGGCGGCCATTCCCGGGGCCGCTCAACCCGGCACACCCATTCCCCCGGCGGGTGACCTGCCCGTTCCCACCGCGTTCCTCGCGAAGGACCGGCCCGGAGACGGCGGCAAGGCGGTGCTCCTGACCTGGAAGGATCCGGCGGGCGTTCCCGCGGGAGTGTCCTTCGAGGTCCGGCGCTCCGAGCCTCCCGCGTACGAGTGGACGACGCTCTCCACGGTTCCCGCCGGAACGGAACGGTACGTGGACGCGACCACCGACGACGCGAAGGTCTACCGGTACGAGCTTCGGGCGGTGGCGGCGGGAGCAGAGCCCTCCACGGCGGCTTCGGACACCGCGACGGCCCCAACGGACACGACGGCCGCGGCCGACACGACGGCGGCGGGAGCGACCGCGACGCCCGCGACGCCGACCGGCCCCGCCGTCGTGAGCGATCCGGTCCGCTCCCATGACAACTGGTTCCGGTCCGAGCGGACGAACTCCTTCATCGCCGCCGTTCTCTTCACCGCGCTCGTTCTCGGCTCGATCCAGATGGCGCGCTCCGGGAAGCCGCTCTTCATCCGGCGCATCGCCGGGCTCAACGCGGTGGACGAGGCGATCGGCCGTGCGACCGAGCTGGGGCGGAAGGTGATCTACGTGCCGGGGATCCAGAGCGTGAGCGACATCCAGACGATCGCCTCGCTCGCCATCCTCGGACACGTCGCCCGCGCCAGCGCGCGGTATGGCACCGACCTCGACTGCCCGAACCGCGATCCGTTCACGTTCGTGAGCGCCCGCGAGACGGTGCGGGCCGCGTACCTCGCCGAGGGGCGTCCGGACCTCTTCCGCGAGGAGATGGTCAACTACGTCACCTACGACCAGTTCGCGTACACCGCCGCGGTCTCCGGACGCATGGTGCGCGAGAGACCCGCCGCGAACTTCCTGATCGGGCACTTCTTCGCCGAGTCGCTCATCCTCGCCGAGACCGGCCAGTCGACCGGCGCCATCCAGATCGCCGGAACGGCGGATCCGTCCCAGCTCCCGTTCTTCGTGGCCGCCTGTGACTACACGCTCATCGGTGAGGAGCTCTACGCCGCGGGCGCGTACCTCTCGCGCGAGCCGGTGCTCCTCGGCTCGATCCGAGGGCAGGACATCGGCAAGGCGCTCCTCCTCCTCTTCGGGCTCGTCGGGATCGTGGCCGCCACGCTCGGGAACAACTGGTTCGCCACCGTGCTGAGGACGCAATGAACATCCAGCCCGGAATCGTCATCCTGTGGATCTTCTTCGGCGTCCTGCCCATCGTCGGCTTCCTCCTGGGGCTTCGCGCCCCCGCCATGCGCCGCCAGGTGCCGCTCGTCCTCGCCTTCCTCGCGGGAATCATCCCGATCCTCTCGATCTACATCCCCAAGGTATTCCTGGCCGACCCCGATATCGGCATGAGTCCGCGGCTCGACAAGTACCTGATCATCGTCGCCGGGTTCGCGCTGCCTCTCGGCATCGTGAACGTGATCCAGAACAGCTCGCGCCGGGCGGCGCGGCGGGAGAAGGGCTGGCCCTACTCCGTCGTGCTCCTGTTCGGCCTCTTCGTGACCGGCGCGCTCGGCATCTACGGCGCCGTGACGGGTGAGGGGATCGGCTTCCGTCAGGACGGCACTTCGACCCCGTTCAAGTGGATCGAGGACAACGCGTTTCGCCCGCTACAGGCCACCATCTTCGCGCTCCTCGCGGTCTTCATGGCGAGCGCCGCGTTCCGGGCGTTCCGCGCGCGCAACACCGAGGCGACGATCCTCCTGATCGCCGGAGTTCTCGTGATGATGGGACGCGTGCCGCTCCTCGAGTTCCTCACGGCGCCCTTCCCGGGCCTCCAGCCGGCCGCGGCGCAAGGCAGCAGGACCCTGGGACTTCTCACCGAGTGGATCATGAACGTGCCGAACAGCGCGGCGCAGGCGGGCATCATCATCGGGGCGGCGCTGGGCGCCGCGGCCATGGCCATCCGAGTGATCCTCGGGATCGAGCGGTCGTACCTCGGCCTGGAGAAGGGGGAGTAGCGTGGCACGCGGCAGCCCGACCTTCCTCGACAGGCTCCTCCACGTGGACCGGCGGCTGATCTTCCTCTTCGTCGCGCTGAGCGTCACGGTTCCCATCCTGGTCCCGCTCGGGCTTCCGGTTTCGACCACCGCTCCGACCCAGGCGGCGTACGACTACATCGAGAGCCTGAGGCCCGGTGACTACGTCTGGCTCTCCTTCGATTACGGCCCCTCGTCCGCTCCGGAGAACGACCCGATGGCGGAAGGGTTCATGCGCCACTGCCTGAGCAAGGACCTGAAGGTCATCGTGTGCGCGCTCTATCCGCTCGGCGGGCTGGGGCTCGCGAACAACTCCATGGCACGGGTGGCGGCGGAGTTCCCGAACAAGCAGTACGGGGTCGACTACATCAATCTGGGTTACAAGGACGGCGCCGAAGCGGTGATGCGGACGCTGGGAGCGAACATCGCCGACGCGTTCCCCACGGACGTGAACGGCCGGAACCTGAGCGAGTTCCCCATGTTCGGCGCCACCCCCTCGAAGCGGGAAGACGGCATGGTGGTGGGGCACACGCTGGGCATCAAGTCGATCAAGGAGGTGAAGGTCGTCTTCACCGCCGCGACGGGGCTCATCGGCGAGTACTGGATCACGCTCGTGAACTCCCAGTTCGGGACGCCGGTGATCATCGGCCCGACGGCCGTGAGCGCTCCCAAGTACTACGCGTTCCTGAGCTCGGGGCAGCTCAAGGGAATGCTGGGCGGGATGAAGGGCGCGGCGGAGTACGAGCAGCTCCTGATCAAGAACCGCCCCGACCTGGCCGAGCTGTACGGCGCGACCAAGCTCTTCACGGCCACGAAGGGAATGGACGCCCAGACCGGCATCCACCTGGTGATCATCCTCTTCATCCTGATCGGGAACGTCGCGTTCTTCCTCTTCCGCATGCGTGAAGCGAAGGAGGGAGGTCGATGACCGACCCGATCGGAACCTGGCTCGCGGCGCTCCTCACGCTGGCCGTCCTGTCGTTCCTCTACCGCGACAACCCGGTGTTCCGCACCGCGGAGAGCCTCTTCGCCGGCGTGTCGCTCGGGTACTACGTGGGGATCGTGCTCGATCAGACGCTCCGTCCGAACCTCATCGAGCCGCTCGCCACGGATTTCGCAAAGAACAACGACCTCCTGATCGCCGGCGTGCTGGGCGCGCTCCTCTACATGCGTTACGTGCCTCGGGTGGGATGGGTCGCGCGGTACGGACTCGCGGTGTACGTGGCGTACTACATCGGCGTCGAGTTCACGCGGAAGATCCACGGCGAGGTGCTGCCCCAGATGGGGCGCACGATCCAGCCGCTCGACCAGGGATGGTCCTTCCAGAGCGTCTGGGCATTCCTCAACTCGCCCGGCCTCCTCGCGCTCATGGCGATCGTGGGAACGTACAGCGTCCTGATCTACTTCTTCTTCTCGAGAGAGCAGGGGCCGGTGACGCAGCGTGTCTCGCGGGTGGGGATCTGGTTCCTGATGGTCTCGTTCGGAGCGGCGTTCGGGTTCACGGTGATGGGGCGCGTGGCGCTCCTGATCGGCCGCATCAACTTCCTGATCTACGACTGGATCTACCCGACGTTCGGAGTGGTGACCTGATCGCGACGGCCGCGATCCGCTTCCGCTAGTCCGCCTCGGCCTTCGCTCCTCCCGCAGAACCGTTCGCAGGCCCTCCCGACGCGGTACCCGGCGCGTTCCCGTCCGTCCGGTCCGCGCCGTTTGCCGCCGCCTCGCCGCCCGCCGCCGCGCTTCCCGCGTCGGGCCCGGCGCCGCCTGCCGGCGACTTCAGATTCACCATCGGGACCGTCGTGCGGTTGCCCGCGGGATACTCCACGGTCACCACGTCCCGGAGCGCCGCGATCCGGTGCGTGAGCCCGGCGATCGTCTCCGTGGCCGCCCGGATGCGGGCGACCTTCTCCCGCGATTCGGGGGAGAGCCCGGGGTGCACGTAGAGGAGCTGCGCGTTCCCCTGGATCACTTGCAGCGGATTGTTGATCTCGTGGTTCAGCGCGACCGCCATCGCCGAGACCGCCTTCATCCGCTCCGCCCGGAGGCGCTCGTCGGAGGCGCGCTGCGCCGCGAGCGCGTTCCGAACCTTGATCGGAAGCTGGAAGCGGATGTCCCACTCGGTGAGGGGCTTCATGAAATAGTCGGAGGCGCCCAGCATGAGGCTCCGCTCCACGTCTTCGGGGGCCGTCGACGCGCTCGCCACGATCACCGGAATTTCCTTCCAGCGCTCGTCCTTTCGCATCGCGAGCAGCACGTCGAAGCCGTTCGGCGACGGCATCATGAGATCGAGCAGCACGAGGTGGATCGCCGTCCGCTCGAGCGCCTCGATCGCCTGGTCGCCGTTGTCCGCCTCGGTGAACTCGTAGTCCCCCTGGCGGAGGACCATGCGCAGGAGCTTGCGGTTGTGCGCCTCGTCGTCAACGAGGAGGAGATGCGGTGCCATGGACCCCCTTCCGCGCCAGCGCGCGAATCGTGTCGATCAGCTCGTCCGCGCTGACGATCGGCTTCGAGACGTAGTCGTCCGCTCCGGAATCGGACAGGAACTTCTCCCTCGCGCCCTTCATCGCGTGCGCGGTCGCGAGGAGCACGGGAACCGCCGCGGTTTCGGGGTCGCGCTTCAGCCGGCGGCAGATCTCGAGCCCGTCCACGGGCACGCCGTGCCACGTCGAGTTCGACAGGGACACGTCGAGGATGATCACGTCCACCGACCCCTCGCGCGCGCGGACGCGCACCCGCTCGGGGTCCTCGGTGATCTCCACCTGGAACCCCGCCTTCCGCGTGAGGATCACGTCGAAGAGCTTCGCGTTCATCGCGTCGTCCTCGACGATCAGGATTCGCATCAGGGCTTCTCCATGAGATCCGCGGCGCCGAGCGGCGCCGGAAACGCGAGGTCCACCCGCGTCCCCCGCCCCGGGCCGTCGCTCGCGACCCGGATCGTGCCGCCCATGTTCTCCGCGAGAACGCGGCTGATCGCGAGCCCGAGACCGGTCCCGCGGTGCCGCCGGTGGTACGAGGGATCCGCCTGGGCGAACTTCGTGAAGAGCCGCGGCATCACCTCGGACCCGATCCCGATCCCGGTGTCCTCGACGCGAATCCGCGTCTCCTGGCTCTGGGCGTCGTGCCAGGCACGGACCCGCACGGTCCCGTTATCGGTGAACTTCACCGCGTTCCCGAGCACATTCAGGAGCACCTGCCGGAGTCGCGCCGGATCCACCGCCGCCTCGAGGGGATCGGCGGGGAGGTCCATCTCGAGGCGGAGCCCCTTCGAGCGCGCGAGCGGCATCACCGCGGCACAGGCCCCCTCGATCGCCGGCCTCAGGTCTCCCCAGGCGAGCTGGAGGCGGAACCGTCCGGCCGCCGCCTTCGAGAGGTCGAGGAGGTCGTTGATCACCGCGAGGAGGTGCTGCGCCGCGTCCCGGATCGAGCGCGCGAACTCGCGCCGCTCGTCGGACGAGCGGTCGGTTCCCGATTCCAAGAGCGTCGCGAACCCGATCACGGCGTTGAGCGGGGTGCGGAGCTCGTGGGACGTGTTCGCGAGGAAGTCGTTCTGGAGCCGCTGCGACTCTTGAAGCTCCCGGTTCAGTCGCTGGAGCTCCTCGTTGACCCGCGAGAGCTCCTCGGAGCGGCGCTGCCGCTCGGTCTCGAGACCCCGGCGGTCCGTCGCGTCCCGCCCGACGAGGACCATCCCGGTGAGCGTGCCGCGCCGGTCCGAGGCGGGCGAGACCCTGGCCTCGAGCGGGAAGCGGGAGCCGTCGCTCCGCCGGATCCACACGTCCCCCTCGAACGACCCGGCGGATCGGGCCCGCTCGAAGAGCGAGACTCGGTCGTCCACCACGTCGGGGCAGGCCCACTCGTCCAGCGGCTCGCCCACGAGCGCGCCGGGCGTCACGCCGAGCGCGCGCTCGGCCGCGGCGTTCGCGTGCGTGATCGTTCCGTTCCGGTCCGTCCCGAGGAGGATCTCTCCGCTCGAGAGGAGATAGGACGCGAGGAGCTGGTCGCGCCGCTCGAGCCGGAGCCTCTTCAGTCCCGACGAGAGCTGCGAGGCCATCCAGCGGAGGAGCGCCCGCTGCTCCGAGGAGAGCTTCCGCGCCGCCGGGACGATGCACTGGAGCACGCCCGCGGACTCCTCGCCGTCCGGAAGCGGCATGGAGACGACACGCGACTCGCGCGCGCCCTGGAACGTCCACGTGACGGGAGGGTCGTCCTCCTGGATCGTCTGACGTTCGCGATGCCACGCGGCCCGGCTCGCGGGAGAGGCCGCGTCCGGCGCGACCGGGTCCGGCGCCAGCTCGTCAGCCGCGGCCTCGTCGAACC
Above is a genomic segment from Candidatus Eisenbacteria bacterium containing:
- a CDS encoding class I SAM-dependent methyltransferase, which produces QKGHDMYRYLEADGKDVLDLGAGFGIEALLVAIYGARRVLATEIDHDMVAVGNYLAQRLDPPVTHFEARYGDGISMELPSASFDGVMANCVISHVRDLEGFLFEAHRLLRPGGIFFLSDENNSLYFPARARRRAGWKGMEREPDGPYFAARRAMVGERFPNLSTNQLLEAVRETRGMVGNQVAAGVEEFLRTGTIRSRPEFPYRDPRDGQYPERELNPYWLMQKFRDAGLTPELLPAFFSRGIEVHPRQWIKDFLRFWCERWPALSVYVWPILRIRGRKPR
- a CDS encoding DUF6754 domain-containing protein, producing MRFAAALVLFALCHAAAIPGAAQPGTPIPPAGDLPVPTAFLAKDRPGDGGKAVLLTWKDPAGVPAGVSFEVRRSEPPAYEWTTLSTVPAGTERYVDATTDDAKVYRYELRAVAAGAEPSTAASDTATAPTDTTAAADTTAAGATATPATPTGPAVVSDPVRSHDNWFRSERTNSFIAAVLFTALVLGSIQMARSGKPLFIRRIAGLNAVDEAIGRATELGRKVIYVPGIQSVSDIQTIASLAILGHVARASARYGTDLDCPNRDPFTFVSARETVRAAYLAEGRPDLFREEMVNYVTYDQFAYTAAVSGRMVRERPAANFLIGHFFAESLILAETGQSTGAIQIAGTADPSQLPFFVAACDYTLIGEELYAAGAYLSREPVLLGSIRGQDIGKALLLLFGLVGIVAATLGNNWFATVLRTQ
- a CDS encoding response regulator, giving the protein MAPHLLLVDDEAHNRKLLRMVLRQGDYEFTEADNGDQAIEALERTAIHLVLLDLMMPSPNGFDVLLAMRKDERWKEIPVIVASASTAPEDVERSLMLGASDYFMKPLTEWDIRFQLPIKVRNALAAQRASDERLRAERMKAVSAMAVALNHEINNPLQVIQGNAQLLYVHPGLSPESREKVARIRAATETIAGLTHRIAALRDVVTVEYPAGNRTTVPMVNLKSPAGGAGPDAGSAAAGGEAAANGADRTDGNAPGTASGGPANGSAGGAKAEAD
- a CDS encoding response regulator translates to MRILIVEDDAMNAKLFDVILTRKAGFQVEITEDPERVRVRAREGSVDVIILDVSLSNSTWHGVPVDGLEICRRLKRDPETAAVPVLLATAHAMKGAREKFLSDSGADDYVSKPIVSADELIDTIRALARKGVHGTASPPR
- a CDS encoding ATP-binding protein codes for the protein MPISSKEPAAGRRPPAVVPGRSELAQRAVLDSVVGASIAGFCVVLGAVGLGIPWAAAPGLLLTAGVAWSRHRSRVQEVERTSAREAEVSIYRVAERLQRADREEELVRQALDAIGEAMGIERWAFFGHPEGRGAFSLLASRGFDEAAADELAPDPVAPDAASPASRAAWHRERQTIQEDDPPVTWTFQGARESRVVSMPLPDGEESAGVLQCIVPAARKLSSEQRALLRWMASQLSSGLKRLRLERRDQLLASYLLSSGEILLGTDRNGTITHANAAAERALGVTPGALVGEPLDEWACPDVVDDRVSLFERARSAGSFEGDVWIRRSDGSRFPLEARVSPASDRRGTLTGMVLVGRDATDRRGLETERQRRSEELSRVNEELQRLNRELQESQRLQNDFLANTSHELRTPLNAVIGFATLLESGTDRSSDERREFARSIRDAAQHLLAVINDLLDLSKAAAGRFRLQLAWGDLRPAIEGACAAVMPLARSKGLRLEMDLPADPLEAAVDPARLRQVLLNVLGNAVKFTDNGTVRVRAWHDAQSQETRIRVEDTGIGIGSEVMPRLFTKFAQADPSYHRRHRGTGLGLAISRVLAENMGGTIRVASDGPGRGTRVDLAFPAPLGAADLMEKP